A region of Anolis sagrei isolate rAnoSag1 chromosome 2, rAnoSag1.mat, whole genome shotgun sequence DNA encodes the following proteins:
- the PVALEF gene encoding parvalbumin-like EF-hand-containing protein produces the protein MADDFSCQVKKMALAMGTSLSDKDIDMLPSEMRHHGSFNYAKFFEYMQKFLASSEREQNLRKAFQMLDKDGSGFIEWNEIKYILSTVPSNMPVRPLSDEEAEAVIQAADTDGDGRIDFQEFSDMITKEKMPKKK, from the exons ATGGCGGACGACTTCAGCTGCCAGGTCAAGAAGATGGCCTTGGCCATGGGGACATCCCTGTCAGACAAGGATATTGATATGCTTCCTTCAGAAATGAGACATCATG GTTCCTTCAACTATGCAAAATTCTTTGAGTATATGCAAAAGTTTCTGGCATCAAGTGAACGGGAGCAGAACTTGCGAAAGGCCTTTCAGATGCTCGACAAGGATGGCAGTGGCTTCATTGAGTGGAATGAAATCAA ATACATATTATCCACAGTCCCCAGCAACATGCCAGTGAGGCCCCTATCAGATGAAGAGGCTGAAGCTGTGATCCAAGCAGCTGACACAGATGgcgatgggaggattgattttcaAG AGTTTTCCGATATGATCACAAAAGAGAAGATGCCCAAGAAAAAATAG